A stretch of Oxyura jamaicensis isolate SHBP4307 breed ruddy duck chromosome 27, BPBGC_Ojam_1.0, whole genome shotgun sequence DNA encodes these proteins:
- the PSMC5 gene encoding LOW QUALITY PROTEIN: 26S proteasome regulatory subunit 8 (The sequence of the model RefSeq protein was modified relative to this genomic sequence to represent the inferred CDS: deleted 1 base in 1 codon): protein MPAEKMAVDGPEQMEMDDGKGGTGLRQYYLSKIEELQLIVNEKSQNLRRLQAQRNELNAKVRLLREELQLLQEQGSYVGEVVRAMDKKKVLVKVHPEGKFVVDVDKNIDINDVTPNCRVALRNDSYTLHKILPNKVDPLVSLMMVEKVPDSTYEMIGGLDKQIKEIKEVIELPVKHPELFEALGIAQPKGVLLYGPPGTGKTLLARAVAHHTDCTFIRVSGSELVQKFIGEGARMVRELFVMAREHAPSIIFMDEIDSIGSSRLEGGSGGDSEVQRTMLELLNQLDGFEATKNIKVIMATNRIDILDSALLRPGRIDRKIEFPPPNEEARLDILKIHSRKMNLTRGINLRKIAELMPGASGAEVKGVCTEAGMYALRERRVHVTQEDFEMAVAKVMQKDSEKNMSIKKLWK from the exons ATGCCGGCGGAGAAGATGGCGGTGGACGGCCCTGAGCAG ATGGAGATGGACGACGGGAAGGGCGGCACGGGGCTGCGGCAGTACTACCTGTCCAAGATCGAGGAGCTGCAG CTTATTGTGAACGAGAAGAGCCAGAACCTGCGGCGCTTGCAAGCACAGAGGAATGAGTTGAACGCTAAAG TGCGGCTGCTGCGGGAGGAGCTGCaactgctgcaggagcagggctcctACGTGGGGGAGGTGGTGAGAGCCATGGACAAGAAGAAAGTGCTCGTCAAG GTGCACCCAGAAGGGAAATTTGTGGTGGACGTGGACAAGAACATTGACATTAATGAC GTGACCCCGAACTGCCGCGTGGCCTTGCGCAACGACAGCTACACGCTGCACAAGATCTTGCCCAACAAAGTGGACCCTCTGGTGTCCCTGATGATGGTGGAGAAGGTCCCGGATTCCACTTATGAGATGATCGGCGGCTTGGACAAGCAGATAAAGGAGATCAAAGAAGTGATCGAGCTGCCAGTCAAGCATCCAGAACTTTTTGAGGCACTGGGGATTGCCCAACCCAAG GGCGTGCTGCTCTACGGC CCCCCCGGCACGGGCAAGACCTTGCTGGCCAGGGCTGTGGCCCACCACACCGACTGCACCTTCATCCGCGTCTCAGGCTCTGAGCTGGTGCAGAAGTTCATCGGTGAAG GCGCCCGCATGGTTCGGGAGCTGTTTGTGATGGCCCGGGAACATGCCCCCTCCATCATCTTCATGGATGAGATCGACTCCATTGGCTCCTCCCGCCTGGAGGGTGGCTCTGGCGGGGACAGCGAGGTGCAGCGCACGATGCTGGAGCTTCTCAACCAGCTCGATGGCTTTGAGGCCACCAAGAACATCAAG gtgaTCATGGCCACGAATCGAATCGACATCCTGGACTCGGCTCTGCTGCGCCCTGGCCGCATCGACAGGAAGATCGAGTTCCCCCCTCCCAACGAGGAG gcCCGGCTGGACATTCTCAAGATCCACTCTCGGAAAATGAACCTGACGCGGGGCATCAACCTGCGGAAGATTGCTGAGCTGATGCCGGGAGCATCGGGCGCGGAAGTGAAG GGGGTGTGCACAGAAGCTGGCATGTACGCGCTGAGGGAGAGGCGGGTGCACGTCACACAAGAGGACTTTGAAATGGCTGTTGCCAAG GTGATGCAGAAGGACAGTGAGAAGAACATGTCCATCAAGAAGCTCTGGAAGTAA